From a single Anomaloglossus baeobatrachus isolate aAnoBae1 chromosome 4, aAnoBae1.hap1, whole genome shotgun sequence genomic region:
- the FEZF1 gene encoding fez family zinc finger protein 1 → MDNSLQHRGTKVFPGREHLPSRATMISSSKPLAFSIERIMSRTPEPKCLPVPSFLQGSVHKGEQKQALHLNSSSIPCMIPFVPVTYEHCPKLGLTSAELRKSHQDSAPSFSCNELLNCAVALKGDFPPLQQYKLVRPRVVNHSSFHAMGAALCYFNRGDAPCHPAASINIHPVASYFLGSPLHQPHKSYLAERNKLVVPSVEKYPSGVTFKDLSQAQFQHYMKESAQSLSDKIGYKSAKFSSAAPSNKPKVFTCEVCGKVFNAHYNLTRHMPVHTGARPFVCKICGKGFRQASTLCRHKIIHTQEKPHKCNQCGKAFNRSSTLNTHTRIHAGYKPFVCEFCGKGFHQKGNYKNHKLTHSGEKQFKCNICNKAFHQVYNLTFHMHTHNDKKPFTCPTCGKGFCRNFDLKKHVRKLHDTHSGGAPAGQEDLLPASREQPPRTQSPAPQKGMY, encoded by the exons ATGGACAATAGTCTCCAGCACAGAGGAACTAAAGTATTTCCCGGCAGAGAACATCTGCCCAGCAGAGCCACCATGATCAGCAGCTCCAAGCCACTAGCCTTCTCTATTGAGAGGATTATGTCAAGGACTCCAGAACCCAAATGTCTCCCGGTGCCAAGTTTTTTGCAGGGTTCTGTGCACAAGGGGGAGCAGAAACAAGCCCTTCACCTCAACTCCTCATCCATCCCCTGTATGATCCCATTTGTACCCGTCACTTATGAACATTGCCCTAAACTAGGGCTCACTAGTGCTGAACTGAGGAAGAGCCACCAGGACTCGGCGCCATCCTTCAGCTGCAATGAGCTGCTGAACTGCGCCGTGGCTCTAAAGGGAGACTTTCCCCCTCTTCAGCAGTACAAACTGGTCCGACCCCGAGTGGTCAATCACTCCTCATTCCACGCCATGGGCGCAGCTCTATGCTACTTCAACAGAGGCGATGCCCCCTGCCACCCCGCTGCCAGTATAAACATCCACCCCGTGGCCTCCTATTTCCTGGGCTCCCCCCTGCACCAACCTCACAAGTCCTACCTGGCAGAAAGGAACAAGCTGGTGGTCCCATCCGTGGAGAAGTATCCATCAGGGGTCACCTTTAAGGACCTGTCCCAGGCGCAATTCCAGCACTACATGAAGGAGAGCGCACAAAGCCTTTCCGACAAGATCGGGTATAAATCGGCCAAGTTCAGCAGCGCTGCTCCAAGCAACAAGCCCAAAGTGTTCACCTGCGAAGTTTGCGGCAAG GTCTTCAACGCACATTACAACTTAACCCGACATATGCCGGTGCACACAGGCGCCAGGCCATTCGtctgcaaaatttgtggcaaaggaTTTCGCCAAGCCAGTACCCTATGTCGGCATAAGATCATCCATACACAG GAGAAGCCCCATAAATGTAACCAGTGCGGGAAGGCGTTCAACAGGAGCTCCACGCTGAACACGCACACCCGGATCCACGCGGGGTACAAGCCGTTCGTGTGTGAATTCTGCGGCAAGGGCTTCCATCAGAAAG GGAATTACAAGAACCACAAGCTCACTCACAGCGGGGAGAAGCAGTTCAAGTGCAATATCTGTAACAAGGCTTTCCACCAGGTCTACAACCTGACCTTCCACATGCACACCCACAACGACAAGAAGCCCTTCACCTGCCCCACCTGTGGAAAGGGCTTCTGCAGGAACTTCGACCTGAAGAAACACGTGCGCAAACTGCACGACACCCACAGTGGAGGGGCCCCAGCTGGGCAAGAGGACCTGCTGCCAGCATCCAGGGAGCAGCCCCCCAGGACCCAGAGCCCAGCCCCGCAGAAGGGCATGTACTGA